One stretch of Methylococcus capsulatus DNA includes these proteins:
- the der gene encoding ribosome biogenesis GTPase Der, which yields MLPVVALIGRTNVGKSTLFNYLTRTRDALVADYPGLTRDRQYGRVQRGERDYFVVDTGGIIEAAEGIDDRAMKQVDHVLDEADIILFLVDVHAGLTAGDELIADRLRRISKPVLLVVNKIDGTQALIAGAEFHALGLGEPLLISAAHGTGVPAVLERVEALLPEAEGIDATGGEEGIRIAVVGRPNVGKSTLINRILGEDRVVVYDQPGTTRDSIYIPFESRGERYTLIDTAGIRRRARVNEGVEKFSVIKSFQAIEKAHVVIYLVDASEGLTDQDANLLGMVLEIGRGLLIGFNKWDGLAPDQRDKVKRQIDIKLPFLEFAKKYFISALHGTGVGVLMDAVKPIYQSATADLSASRLTQVLQDCLNAHPPPLVRGRRIKLKYAHQGGHNPPVIVIHGNQTEDLPAAYKRYLGNEFRKAFKLQGVPLKLVFKSAENPFQGRRNELTERQIRKRRRMIRHVKKR from the coding sequence ATGCTGCCCGTCGTCGCCCTGATAGGCCGCACCAATGTCGGCAAATCCACCTTGTTCAACTATCTAACCCGGACCCGTGACGCACTGGTGGCCGACTATCCCGGCCTGACCCGGGACCGCCAATACGGCCGGGTACAGCGCGGCGAGCGCGATTATTTCGTGGTCGATACCGGCGGCATCATTGAGGCGGCCGAGGGTATCGACGACCGGGCGATGAAACAGGTGGACCACGTTCTCGATGAGGCCGACATCATTCTGTTTCTGGTTGACGTCCACGCCGGCTTGACCGCCGGCGACGAGCTCATCGCCGACCGGCTGCGCCGTATCAGCAAGCCGGTGCTGCTGGTCGTCAACAAGATCGACGGTACCCAAGCACTGATCGCCGGCGCCGAATTCCATGCGCTCGGTCTGGGTGAGCCGCTGCTCATTTCAGCCGCGCACGGCACCGGCGTGCCGGCAGTGCTGGAACGGGTCGAAGCGCTGCTGCCGGAAGCCGAAGGAATCGACGCGACGGGAGGTGAAGAGGGTATCCGCATCGCGGTGGTCGGTCGCCCCAATGTCGGCAAATCCACCCTGATCAACCGCATCCTGGGCGAGGATCGGGTAGTCGTTTACGACCAGCCCGGCACCACGCGGGATAGCATTTACATCCCGTTCGAAAGCCGCGGTGAGCGTTACACCCTGATCGACACTGCCGGCATCCGGCGCCGGGCCCGGGTCAACGAGGGCGTGGAAAAATTCAGCGTCATCAAGAGCTTCCAGGCCATTGAAAAGGCCCATGTGGTGATTTACCTGGTGGATGCCAGCGAGGGTCTCACCGACCAGGACGCCAACCTGCTCGGCATGGTCCTGGAGATCGGCCGGGGCCTGTTGATCGGTTTCAATAAATGGGACGGTCTGGCCCCGGACCAGCGTGACAAGGTCAAACGCCAGATCGATATCAAGCTGCCATTCCTCGAGTTCGCCAAGAAATATTTCATCTCGGCTCTACACGGCACCGGCGTGGGTGTCCTGATGGATGCGGTCAAACCGATCTATCAGTCCGCCACGGCGGATCTGTCGGCCTCGCGCCTGACCCAGGTGCTGCAGGATTGTTTGAACGCCCACCCACCCCCGCTGGTCCGGGGTCGCCGCATCAAACTCAAGTACGCTCACCAGGGCGGCCACAACCCACCGGTCATCGTGATCCACGGCAACCAGACCGAGGACCTGCCGGCCGCTTACAAGCGTTATCTCGGCAACGAGTTCCGCAAAGCCTTCAAGCTGCAGGGCGTACCGCTGAAGCTGGTGTTCAAGAGCGCCGAGAACCCGTTCCAAGGCCGCCGCAACGAACTGACCGAACGCCAGATCAGGAAGCGCCGGCGTATGATCCGCCACGTGAAGAAACGCTGA
- the rsxA gene encoding electron transport complex subunit RsxA, producing MKDYLLILVSTTLVNNFVLVKFLGLCPFMGVSRKSETAIGMGLATTFVLTLSSVSSYLVDRFLLEPMGLPYLRTLAFIVVIAVVVQFTEMVVKKTSPLLHQVLGIFLPLITTNCAVLGVALLNVQADHDFIESFLYGFGAAAGFTLVLVLFAGLRERVDAADVPVPFRGNAIALVTAGLISVAFMGFSGLVKG from the coding sequence ATGAAAGACTATCTGTTGATCCTCGTCAGCACGACCCTGGTGAACAACTTCGTCCTGGTGAAGTTCCTAGGGCTCTGCCCCTTCATGGGCGTGTCCCGCAAATCGGAGACGGCGATCGGCATGGGACTGGCGACGACCTTCGTGCTGACCCTGTCCTCGGTCAGCAGTTATCTGGTCGACCGTTTCCTGCTGGAGCCTATGGGGCTGCCCTACCTGCGCACCCTAGCTTTCATCGTGGTGATCGCGGTGGTGGTCCAGTTCACCGAGATGGTCGTGAAGAAAACCAGCCCGCTGCTGCATCAGGTACTGGGAATTTTCCTGCCGCTGATCACGACCAACTGCGCGGTGCTCGGCGTGGCCCTGCTCAACGTCCAAGCGGACCACGACTTCATCGAATCCTTCCTCTACGGTTTCGGCGCCGCCGCCGGCTTCACCCTGGTGCTGGTGCTGTTCGCCGGTTTGCGGGAGCGGGTCGACGCCGCCGACGTGCCGGTACCGTTCCGCGGCAACGCCATCGCGCTGGTCACCGCCGGCCTCATTTCCGTCGCCTTCATGGGCTTCTCCGGCCTGGTCAAAGGTTAA
- the rsxB gene encoding electron transport complex subunit RsxB produces MLAFLAVCVLFTLFGALLGYSSRRFKVEGDPLADKIDALLPQTQCGQCGFPGCRPYAEAIARGDADINQCPPGGEDGVQALADLLGVEPKPLNSEHGTEKSASVAVIDETKCIGCTLCIQACPVDAILGAAKLMHTVIASECTGCELCIAPCPVDCIALEPARGNLGSWRWPKPEEAP; encoded by the coding sequence ATGCTGGCATTTCTGGCTGTCTGCGTACTGTTCACCTTGTTCGGTGCGTTGCTTGGCTATTCTTCACGACGCTTCAAGGTGGAGGGCGATCCGCTGGCCGACAAGATCGATGCCCTGCTGCCGCAGACCCAATGCGGTCAATGCGGTTTCCCCGGCTGCCGCCCTTATGCCGAAGCCATCGCACGAGGGGATGCGGACATCAACCAATGCCCGCCCGGCGGCGAGGACGGCGTCCAGGCCCTGGCCGATCTGCTCGGGGTGGAACCCAAGCCGCTGAACAGTGAGCACGGCACCGAAAAATCCGCCAGCGTCGCCGTCATCGACGAAACCAAGTGCATCGGCTGCACCCTGTGCATCCAGGCCTGCCCGGTGGACGCCATCCTCGGCGCGGCCAAGCTGATGCATACCGTCATCGCCAGCGAATGCACCGGCTGCGAACTTTGCATAGCGCCCTGCCCGGTCGATTGCATCGCGCTGGAGCCGGCCCGTGGCAATCTCGGCAGCTGGCGCTGGCCCAAACCCGAAGAGGCCCCTTGA
- the rsxC gene encoding electron transport complex subunit RsxC: MLTLHRFHGGLHLDAHKEDSSLAPLATAPVPPRLIFPLQQRGGQNAQSVVRIGDHVRKGQVIARGDGPMNPPIHASSSGIVSAIEPHPLPHPSGLADLAIVIDTDGEDLALEAEAHPDYHRLAPDELRRIIFEAGIVGLGGAAFPTAVKTDPGHRAIDTLILNGAECEPYITCDDSLLRHFPREVLEGARILMQVLGVERCLLGIEDDMPEAIRALREIRQTGDYSSIDIVVVPALYPSGGEKQLIHLLTGREVPARGIPADAGVVCQNVGTAAAVFRAVVRGEPLIERIVTVTGKGIRNPGNWLARIGTPIADLVRYSGGYSGAAERLILGGPMMGISLPSDALPLVKAANCVLVTGRGETTGPKQALPCIRCGACAEVCPINLLPQQLYWYSRADNLRRAEEYQLADCIECGCCDYVCPSHIPLVQYFRAAKSELVAKQRERAKADRARERFEARQARKEREKQERAEAAQRKKAALAKPDASEIQDAIARAKARKRPPGSTPVADVAASESTPPQEPLHN; encoded by the coding sequence ATGCTCACGCTACACCGCTTCCACGGCGGCCTGCACCTGGACGCCCACAAAGAGGATTCGAGCCTCGCTCCACTGGCGACGGCCCCGGTTCCGCCGCGCCTAATCTTCCCGCTGCAGCAGCGCGGCGGGCAGAATGCGCAAAGCGTGGTGAGGATCGGCGACCACGTCCGTAAAGGGCAGGTCATCGCCCGCGGCGACGGACCGATGAATCCGCCGATCCATGCCTCTAGCTCAGGCATAGTCAGTGCCATCGAGCCACACCCGCTCCCGCATCCTTCCGGCCTAGCCGACCTGGCCATCGTGATCGATACCGATGGCGAGGATCTGGCGCTCGAAGCCGAGGCGCATCCCGACTACCACCGACTCGCACCGGACGAACTGCGCCGGATCATCTTCGAAGCCGGTATCGTGGGACTGGGCGGCGCGGCGTTCCCGACTGCGGTGAAGACCGATCCCGGCCACCGCGCGATCGACACTCTGATCCTCAACGGCGCCGAATGCGAACCCTACATCACCTGCGACGACAGCCTGCTACGGCATTTCCCGCGCGAAGTGCTGGAAGGTGCACGTATCCTGATGCAGGTATTGGGGGTCGAGCGCTGCCTGCTCGGCATCGAGGACGATATGCCGGAGGCGATCCGGGCACTGCGGGAAATCCGGCAAACCGGCGATTATTCGAGCATCGACATCGTCGTCGTGCCGGCCCTCTATCCCAGCGGCGGAGAGAAGCAGCTCATCCATCTCCTCACCGGGCGCGAAGTACCGGCCCGCGGCATCCCGGCCGATGCCGGCGTCGTGTGCCAGAACGTGGGCACGGCGGCGGCGGTATTCCGGGCGGTGGTGCGGGGCGAACCGCTGATCGAACGTATCGTCACCGTCACCGGTAAAGGCATCAGGAATCCAGGTAACTGGCTGGCCCGTATCGGCACCCCCATCGCCGATCTGGTTCGCTACAGCGGCGGCTATTCCGGCGCGGCCGAACGCTTGATCCTGGGGGGCCCGATGATGGGAATCTCCCTCCCCTCCGACGCGCTGCCCCTGGTCAAAGCCGCCAACTGCGTGCTGGTGACCGGCCGCGGCGAGACCACCGGCCCCAAACAGGCACTGCCCTGCATCCGCTGCGGCGCCTGCGCCGAGGTCTGCCCGATCAACCTGCTCCCTCAGCAGCTCTACTGGTACAGCCGCGCGGATAATCTGCGGCGGGCCGAAGAATATCAGCTGGCCGATTGCATCGAATGCGGCTGCTGCGATTACGTTTGCCCCAGTCACATTCCGCTGGTGCAGTACTTCCGCGCCGCCAAGAGCGAACTCGTCGCCAAGCAGCGCGAGCGCGCCAAGGCCGATCGTGCCCGGGAACGCTTCGAGGCCCGGCAAGCCCGCAAGGAACGCGAGAAGCAGGAGCGCGCCGAGGCTGCGCAACGCAAGAAAGCGGCTCTGGCCAAACCGGACGCATCCGAGATCCAGGACGCCATCGCCCGCGCCAAGGCCCGCAAACGCCCGCCCGGGTCCACGCCGGTGGCGGACGTGGCAGCCAGCGAATCGACCCCGCCCCAGGAACCGCTCCACAACTAG
- the rsxD gene encoding electron transport complex subunit RsxD, with protein sequence MRFPTAPAPHLAPSASTRRIMQWVLLALAPGVAAQLWQFGPGVLVNLVLAVTTALTAESAMLRLRARHSRAGLSDWSAALTGALLAVSLPPIAPWWITVFGTLFAIVVGKQLYGGLGYNPFNPAMVGYAVLLISFPKAMTAWLPPSDLTDTRLGLNEVWNAIVHHAGPDGSSFDALAMATPLDTLKTQLGLGRTIDEIQSGPLFGALAGRGWQWVNLGYLAGGLWLLHRGLIAWQIPAGFLAALGTWSLAFFLLEPQSYPSPLFHLLGGATMLGAFFIATDPVTASTTPRGRLIYGALIGSLVFVIRSWGGYPDGVAFAVLLLNLAAPTIDHYTRPRVYGHPR encoded by the coding sequence ATGCGCTTCCCTACCGCTCCCGCGCCCCATCTCGCGCCCAGCGCCAGTACCCGCCGCATCATGCAATGGGTACTCCTGGCCCTGGCACCCGGCGTCGCCGCTCAGCTCTGGCAATTCGGGCCGGGCGTGCTGGTCAACCTCGTACTGGCGGTCACCACCGCCCTGACCGCCGAATCCGCCATGCTGCGGCTGCGTGCCCGGCACAGCCGCGCTGGGCTGTCCGACTGGAGCGCGGCGCTCACCGGAGCCCTCCTGGCGGTCTCCTTGCCGCCGATCGCCCCCTGGTGGATCACCGTTTTCGGCACCCTGTTCGCCATCGTCGTCGGCAAGCAGCTCTACGGCGGCCTGGGTTACAACCCGTTCAATCCGGCCATGGTCGGCTATGCCGTCCTGCTCATCTCCTTCCCCAAGGCCATGACGGCTTGGCTGCCCCCTTCGGATCTCACCGACACTCGTTTGGGCCTGAACGAGGTCTGGAACGCTATCGTCCATCATGCGGGGCCGGACGGATCGAGCTTCGACGCCCTGGCGATGGCGACGCCGCTGGACACCCTCAAGACCCAACTCGGCCTGGGCCGGACAATCGACGAGATCCAATCCGGACCGCTGTTCGGCGCACTGGCCGGCAGAGGCTGGCAATGGGTGAACCTGGGCTACCTTGCCGGCGGCCTCTGGCTGCTGCACCGCGGGCTGATCGCCTGGCAGATACCGGCAGGCTTCCTGGCCGCGCTGGGCACATGGAGCCTAGCGTTCTTTCTGCTGGAGCCGCAAAGCTACCCCAGCCCGCTGTTCCACCTGCTCGGCGGTGCCACCATGCTCGGCGCCTTCTTCATCGCGACAGACCCCGTAACCGCCTCCACCACCCCGAGAGGCCGCCTGATCTACGGTGCACTGATCGGCAGCCTGGTCTTCGTGATCCGCTCCTGGGGCGGTTACCCGGATGG